Proteins encoded together in one Diabrotica undecimpunctata isolate CICGRU chromosome 3, icDiaUnde3, whole genome shotgun sequence window:
- the LOC140437389 gene encoding 3-oxoacyl-[acyl-carrier-protein] synthase, mitochondrial, translating to MQRRVVVTGLGVVSPVGTGVKEAWKNIISGKSGITRLEGPEYESLPCKIGGYAKDKGEKINLSNYFSKSELRTMARATGFALISAKEALEDAELDQMDDNTKNTAGVAVGMGMVDLEDICSTYDALKKGYHHVSPYFVPRILPNMAAGQISIKYGLRGPNHSVSTACATGAHAIGDSFRFIRSGDANIMICGGTESCISPMSIAGFSRLRALSTSFNDQPEKASRPFDKLREGFVMGEGSAVLILEELQHALDRNAHIYAELLGYGLSGDASHLTAPRSDGAGARSAMERALKDSRIDSNQVTYINAHATSTPIGDSIETRAIKDLFGPSCNNISVSSTKGAHGHLLGAAGNLEALFTIKAIEEGVLPPTVNLENTEDNEINFVPIISQKWKKCDRRIALKNAFGFGGTNASLCFGQFVR from the exons ATGCAGAGAAGAGTAGTTGTAACTGGTCTTGGAGTAGTATCCCCTGTTGGTACCGGCGTCAAAGAAGCGTGGAAAAATATTATTTCCGGAAAATCAGGAATAACAAGGTTAGAAGGTCCTGAATATGAATCTTTACCGTGTAAAATTGGGGGTTATGCCAAAGACAAGGGAGAGAAAATAAATTTATCAAACTATTTTAGTAAATCAGAATTAAGAACAATGGCTCGTGCAACCGGATTTGCACTTATATCTGCCAAAGAGGCTTTGGAGGATGCAGAATTAGATCAAATGGATGATAACACTAAAAACACAGCTGGAGTAGCTGTCGGAATGGGTATGGTAGATCTAGAAGATATTTGTAGTACTTATGATGCTTTAAAAAAAGGGTATCATCATGTGAGCCCTTATTTTGTACCTCGAATTCTACCCAATATGGCTGCTGGACAAATAAGCATCAAATATGGTTTAAGAGGACCTAATCATTCAGTATCCACAGCATGTGCAACTGGTGCACATGCCATTGGAGACTCTTTTAGATTTATAAGAAGTGGAGATGCCAATATTATGATTTGTGGAGGCACAGAATCTTGTATATCTCCTATGTCAATAGCTGGATTTTCTAGGCTAAGGGCTTTAAGTACTTCCTTTAATGATCAACCTGAAAAAGCTTCTAGGCCTTTTGACAAATTGCGGGAGGGATTTGTTATGGGGGAAGGAAGTGCAGTTTTAATATTAGAAGAATTGCAACATGCTTTAGACAGGAATGCTCACATTTATGCTGAACTTTTAG GTTATGGTTTATCTGGAGATGCATCCCACTTAACAGCTCCCAGATCTGATGGCGCTGGAGCCCGTTCAGCTATGGAGAGAGCATTAAAAGACTCTAGGATAGATTCTAATCAAGTTACATACATAAATGCACATGCCACCTCAACTCCAATTGGAGATTCAATAGAAACTAGAGCTATCAAGGATCTATTTGGTCCATCCTGTaataatatttctgtttcttcaaCAAAGGGAGCTCATGGGCATTTATTAGGGGCAGCTGGTAATTTAGAGGCTCTTTTTACAATAAAAGCTATAGAAGAAGGTGTTTTGCCTCCTACAGTAAATTTGGAAAATACAGAAGACAATGAAATTAACTTTGTTCCTATTATAAGTCAAAAATGGAAAAAGTGTGATAGAAGAATAGCATTAAAAAATGCTTTTGGTTTTGGAGGTACTAACGCTAGTTTATGTTTTGGACAATTTGTtagataa